The Candidatus Neomarinimicrobiota bacterium genome contains the following window.
TTGAGTAGCAGCCTTGAAATTCAGATCGATAACTTGATTGAGCACCTCGATGTTTTTCACACCGGGATACTTCATTTTGCCACCCCAGCCAGCATTGACAATGACCAGATCAAAGCCACCAGAAGCAGCTTGGGCAAATTGTAGCGCCCCCAGTAAAACGGACTCACGGGTTGCATCACAGACCAGAACATGCGCTTGGCCGCCTGATGTACGAATCTTTTCAGCCAATTCAACCAGCTTAGGTTCTGATCGAGCCAACAACCATAGGGCTGCACCACTTCTACCGTAATCCAGAGCTAATTGGCGACCGATCCCGGTACTGGCACCGGTGATGAGGATCTTCATATCCTTGCTATCCAAGTTGACCATGCCTCTTCTTCAAAGTGACTTCCGGCATATCTGAAGCAGCACTGTTTTCCCTGACTTGCGCTGGTGTTTTTCCGCCTGGTATGGATACATGGCAGGCTGGATGTGAGATTCCAAATCGCAGGGCAACTTGAGCCGGACTCCAATCCGGATAGCGTTCATAAATATCAGTCATTGATTCCATCTTGCTGAGATAACTCTCCAACTTGTCATGATCCAGATTAAAACGTCGGTGATCATCACCTTCAAAAATGCTTTTGCGATTGAATTTTCCACTCAACAGACCAAATAACATGGGAATACGTACAATAACTCCAATTCCATATTCCAAAGCTTTTGGAAAAAGGACTTTCTCGGCCTTCCGCTCCAGTAGATTGTAACGGACCTGAATGCAGTCCAGTAGATCAGAATGTTTGTCAAGCAGGTGGGCTTGTTCTGACTCCTTGAAAGACTGGATGGAGAGTCCGGCGTGTTGGATCTTGCCTTGTTCCTTGAGAATTGATAGTGCTTCCCATGGTTCATCGTGTTCCAGCTTTTCCAGATCAGGACTATGCAATTGAAGGATATCCAGTGTTTCAAGCCCCAGCCTTTTGAGACTTTTCTCGGCAGCTTCGATCAAATATTCTTTTTTATAGTTCTGCTGAATAGCACCATAGCCATCATCAGTTTCTTGTCCGGCATAGTAAAAATCATTCCCGGCTTTGGTAGCAATGATCACCTCTCCCTTACCCCGTTCTTTGAGTACTTGAGCAATGAGATCTTCTGAATGTCCGAAGCCATAGACATCTGCAGTATCAATGAATGTGACCCCAGCATCCAACGCCGCATAGAGTGCATTTACTGAGACCTGATCATCGGTGGGTCCCCAATTCATGCCTCCAATAGCCCATGCGCCAAAGCCTATGGTTGAAACTTTCGGTCCGCGTTTACCTAATCGTGTGTATTGCATATATATCCCCTAGTTATTTGATGCGCATAAAATGCATCTCAAGGAATCAGAATACTAGATTTGATTATGCCATGTACTTCCAGGATCATCTGTATGGAAAGGAAACTTATTTATCCGCAGATTGCGCAGATTCGCGCAGATTGAAGTAGGGACGAACCACCCGAAATATTTTATTAAACTGACCGTGGGATAGCCGAATGAATCAATAGTTCTCATGACGCAACAGGGTAAGCTCTTTTGCCAATGAAGCTACAAAAGCCCTAAGAACCACTGGGAGAATTTGTGAGGCTTTGTGTCTTGGTGCCTTTGTGGCTATTTCAGACAATCGATGCTTATGACTAACGTGGGTCGTTTTAGTAACTGCAAAGCGAGAACCGATTCCAGGTGAGATATTTTCGTGGCACGAGTTGTGCATTCGTGTTACTTTAGGAGAAATCATGNNNNNNNNNNNNNNNNNNNNNNNNNNNNNNNNNNNNNNNNNNNNNNNNNNNNNNNNNNNNNNNNNNNNNNNNNNNNNNNNNNNNNNNNNNNNNNNNNNNNTTTCGTGTTTCATCTACATCATGATTATATGGTAGATGATAGAGAACAGCCCGATCTGGACCACTGGGAGCTTACACCCGGCCTCTCTTATGGCATCACTGATCGACTCATGGTTGATCTTCATGGCCATTTCGCAAAATTTGGTGGTGGACATCTTGTAAGCAGTACTGAATCAGCATACAACACATTGGGACCCTCTCCATTTATTGAGGCAATCGCTCTTGCTCTTCAATATCAAATTACGAAAAATTCCCCCGTGGAGATTGGGATCACATTGGGCTACGAGGAGCCTCTAAATCGGAGCGTTGAATTGCTTGATGGGCAAAGGGTCTTCGCCGCTGCCTTGATTGTTAATAAGGCTTTTAATGGTCACCGTAACCTACTCGTGAACTTCTATGGCGAGCTGGAAGATGAGGACGTTGCCTACGGCTGGGGAATTGGTTTTCGCTCACCCCTGACACCTCTTGCTCATGGTGTTGCAGCCGGCTTGGAATTACTGGGTGATTTTGATGGTGAATATTCCATTCTTCCAGGAATCTACTTTCCTTTGGGAATGCAGGATATTGTTTTCAAGACCGGTTTAGAATTTGCCCCAAACCAGGGTGCCACACGCTCTAACATCACCCTTATGTACCGTTTTTAATTCATGAAGTCAGCCCTCCAATTTGCGATTCTGCTTTTAGTAGGGGTGGTTACGCTAAACGCCCATGAGCATTGG
Protein-coding sequences here:
- a CDS encoding aldo/keto reductase, with amino-acid sequence MQYTRLGKRGPKVSTIGFGAWAIGGMNWGPTDDQVSVNALYAALDAGVTFIDTADVYGFGHSEDLIAQVLKERGKGEVIIATKAGNDFYYAGQETDDGYGAIQQNYKKEYLIEAAEKSLKRLGLETLDILQLHSPDLEKLEHDEPWEALSILKEQGKIQHAGLSIQSFKESEQAHLLDKHSDLLDCIQVRYNLLERKAEKVLFPKALEYGIGVIVRIPMLFGLLSGKFNRKSIFEGDDHRRFNLDHDKLESYLSKMESMTDIYERYPDWSPAQVALRFGISHPACHVSIPGGKTPAQVRENSAASDMPEVTLKKRHGQLG